From a single Miscanthus floridulus cultivar M001 chromosome 8, ASM1932011v1, whole genome shotgun sequence genomic region:
- the LOC136472345 gene encoding lysine-specific histone demethylase 1 homolog 2-like, whose translation MSPSPPRRPQRRAASTRPACYDESLHDAELQALLGDAASRRVRRLRRLSAEERQRETETEALIALSLGFPIDELLPEERPLLPAHIADAPNDYIVVRNHILASWRADPGAPLPLARVLETVAASYDRLVATAHGYLAREGHINLGVSAAFPAAPPPDAATQGAAAVLVVGAGLAGLAAARQLLRFGLRVLVLEGRARPGGRVYTARLGEDKAAVELGGSVITGIHANPLGVLARQLGLPLHKVRDRCPLYYPDGRTVETRLDRSIDLVFNTLLDHATRLRESLNEAAERISLGEAIEKLRRLYHVARTDDERMVLDWHFANLEFSNAGCLSELSLAYWDQDDPYEMGGDHCFLAGGNFRLIHALCDGVPVLYEKKVSRIEHGVDGVSVTVEEGQIFQADMVLCTVPLGVLKSGSIIFDPELPEEKLGAIQRLGFGLLNKVAMVFPHVFWDEDIDTFGCLNKESSKRGEFFLFYSYHTVSGGAVLIALVAGEAALEFEKVDPVVSLHRVLGILKSIYGPKGVTVPDPVQSVCTRWGSDPFCSGSYSHIRVGSSGADYDILAESVNDRLFFAGEARNRAYPATMHGALLSGLREASKIRRASENLVNSDQKKNSLPKSPKPPNGALLDLFLEPDLAFGRFSFVFSSLTPDDPEAPGFLRFSLDKHLPLQPNNPELNGDRKDYSSASGAFHLYATVSREQADRLQKSSEDDKTRLGVLCKDLGVKLMGYDSTCYDFEHPECTESQETAAAAQ comes from the exons atgtcgccgtcgccgccacgcCGGCCGCAGCGCCGCGCGGCGTCGACGCGCCCGGCGTGTTACGACGAGTCCCTCCACGACGCGGAGCTGCAGGCCTTACTCGGCGACGCCGCGTCGCGCCGCGTGCGGCGGCTGCGCCGGCTGTCCGCGGAGGAGCGGCAGcgggagacggagacggaggcgCTCATCGCGCTCTCCCTGGGTTTCCCCATCGACGAGCTGCTCCCGGAGGAGCGGCCCCTCCTCCCGGCCCACATCGCCGACGCGCCCAACGACTACATCGTCGTCCGCAACCACATCCTCGCGTCCTGGCGCGCCGACCCGGGCGCGCCGCTGCCGCTCGCGCGCGTCCTCGAGACCGTCGCCGCCTCCTACGACCGCCTCGTCGCCACGGCTCACGGGTACCTCGCCCGCGAGGGCCACATCAACTTAGGCGTCTCCGCCGCCTTCCCCGCCGCGCCGCCCCCGGACGCCGCCACCCAGGGCGCCGCTGCCGTCCTCGTCGTCGGCGCGGGGCTCGCGGGTCTCGCCGCCGCGCGCCAGCTCCTCCGCTTCGGTCTCCGGGTGCTCGTCCTCGAGGGCCGCGCGCGCCCCGGCGGCCGCGTCTACACGGCCCGGCTAGGTGAGGACAaggccgccgtcgagctcggcggCAGCGTTATCACCGGTATCCACGCCAACCCGCTCGGCGTGCTCGCGCGGCAGCTTGGTCTTCCGCTGCACAAGGTGAGGGACCGCTGCCCACTCTACTATCCCGACGGCCGGACAGTGGAGACACGTCTGGATAGGAGCATCGATCTGGTGTTCAACACGCTTCTCGACCATGCTACCAGGCTCCGGGAGTCTCTCAATGAGGCTGCGGAGAGGATCTCGCTGGGGGAAGCTATAGAGAAGCTCAGGAGGCTCTACCACGTGGCCAGGACAGATGATGAGCGGATGGTTTTGGATTGGCATTTTGCAAATCTGGAGTTCTCAAATGCTGGTTGCCTATCGGAGCTTTCACTCGCGTACTGGGATCAGGATGATCCTTATGAGATGGGGGGAGACCATTGTTTCTTAGCCGGAGGCAATTTCCGGCTCATACATGCATTGTGTGATGGGGTACCGGTACTCTATGAGAAGAAGGTGTCGCGGATAGAGCATGGAGTGGATGGGGTTAGTGTCACAGTTGAAGAAGGGCAGATTTTCCAGGCTGACATGGTGCTCTGCACCGTGCCCCTTGGGGTGCTCAAGAGTGGGAGCATCATATTTGACCCAGAGTTGCCTGAGGAGAAGCTTGGGGCAATACAGAGGTTGGGATTTGGGTTGTTGAACAAGGTAGCCATGGTGTTTCCCCATGTGTTTTGGGATGAGGATATTGACACATTTGGGTGTTTGAATAAGGAGAGCAGCAAGCGTGGGGAGTTCTTTCTCTTCTACAGCTACCACACTGTCTCTGGTGGAGCTGTTCTGATCGCACTTGTGGCAGGAGAGGCTGCTTTGGAATTTGAAAAGGTTGATCCTGTTGTTTCACTTCATCGAGTACTTGGCATTCTAAAAA GTATTTATGGCCCAAAAGGTGTTACTGTTCCTGATCCTGTTCAATCAGTTTGCACGAGATGGGGTAGTGATCCTTTTTGCTCAGGTTCATACTCACACATCAGAGTTGGGTCTTCTGGTGCTGACTACGACATTCTTGCTGAGAGTGTGAATGACCGACTCTTCTTCGCTGGAGAAGCTAGGAATCGCGCATACCCTGCAACCATGCATGGGGCCTTATTGAGCGGGTTAAGAGAAGCTTCCAAAATTCGTCGTGCCTCAGAGAACTTAGTGAATTCTGACCAGAAGAAGAATTCATTGCCTAAAAGCCCCAAACCACCCAATGGTGCCCTTTTAGATCTGTTCTTGGAGCCAGACCTAGCATTCGGGAGATTCTCTTTCGTGTTCTCCTCACTGACACCTGATGATCCAGAGGCTCCAGGGTTCCTTCGGTTTTCACTTGACAAGCATTTGCCTCTGCAGCCCAATAATCCGGAGTTAAATGGGGATCGAAAGGACTACAGCTCTGCATCCGGGGCCTTCCATTTGTATGCCACTGTCTCTCGAGAGCAGGCAGATCGGCTACAGAAGTCAAGCGAAGATGATAAGACTAGGCTAGGAGTGTTGTGCAAGGATCTTGGTGTAAAGCTAATGGGTTATGATAGTACATGCTATGATTTCGAGCATCCTGAGTGCACGGAAAGCCAGGAAACTGCTGCAGCAGCCCAATAA